One genomic region from Nostoc sphaeroides encodes:
- a CDS encoding Nif11-like leader peptide family natural product precursor, whose protein sequence is MMSIENVQAFYAKLANDEAFRVQIQGVKSKEECSQKVKAAGYDFTQDEFEEYTAQLLESTAGDDELKDLNEEELEAVFGGAASITGKPTIRPLYGVVISEPIDCPHKPPGYQLAYGVIQPDNIA, encoded by the coding sequence ATGATGTCCATAGAAAATGTTCAAGCTTTTTATGCAAAGCTAGCAAACGATGAAGCTTTTCGTGTTCAAATTCAAGGAGTGAAAAGTAAGGAAGAATGTAGCCAAAAAGTCAAAGCTGCTGGTTACGATTTCACCCAAGATGAGTTTGAAGAATATACGGCTCAATTGTTGGAGTCAACTGCTGGCGACGATGAACTCAAGGATTTAAATGAAGAAGAACTAGAAGCCGTTTTTGGTGGGGCTGCATCAATTACTGGGAAGCCTACTATACGTCCGCTATATGGAGTTGTTATTTCGGAACCTATTGATTGTCCGCATAAGCCACCTGGTTACCAGCTTGCCTATGGAGTTATTCAGCCAGACAATATTGCTTAG